In Halobaculum limi, one DNA window encodes the following:
- a CDS encoding PKD domain-containing protein: MTLSTTPLDGPTNSPPVADLSAPASAVQGQQITLDASGSSDPDGDALTYAWDLDGDGAFDDATGATVQHSFATPGMQTVGVEVSDGTDTNSTAATVEVAYAAPLDVKPGSDDNPVNAKAKGVLTVAILNTDDFDPSAVVVESLVLSATTGGDGASPVRGAHYEDVDGDGYDDLVVKFATADIGIESTSSTLYLSGEMADGMSLVGSDDVTVVGNDKSNNGNSRGR; encoded by the coding sequence GTGACTCTCTCGACAACCCCCTTAGACGGCCCAACCAACAGCCCGCCGGTCGCTGACCTCTCGGCCCCAGCATCGGCGGTCCAGGGCCAGCAGATCACGCTCGACGCCTCGGGTTCCTCCGATCCCGACGGTGACGCGCTCACGTACGCGTGGGACCTCGACGGCGACGGTGCCTTCGACGACGCCACGGGCGCGACCGTCCAGCACAGCTTCGCCACCCCCGGGATGCAGACGGTCGGCGTCGAAGTGAGCGACGGGACGGACACCAACAGTACGGCGGCGACCGTCGAGGTTGCCTACGCCGCGCCGCTTGACGTCAAGCCCGGCAGCGACGACAACCCGGTCAACGCGAAGGCGAAGGGCGTCCTCACGGTCGCCATCCTGAACACGGACGACTTCGACCCGAGCGCCGTGGTCGTCGAGTCGCTGGTGCTGTCGGCGACCACCGGCGGTGACGGTGCGTCCCCGGTGCGCGGCGCCCACTACGAGGACGTCGACGGTGACGGATACGACGACCTCGTCGTCAAGTTCGCCACCGCCGACATCGGGATTGAGTCGACCAGTTCGACCCTCTACCTGAGCGGTGAGATGGCCGACGGGATGTCCCTCGTCGGCTCCGATGACGTGACCGTCGTCGGGAACGACAAGTCGAACAACGGGAACAGTCGCGGTCGCTAA
- a CDS encoding GH32 C-terminal domain-containing protein, translated as MQTAPVRVGVLTADERSAERRTAAAVAERVAASVEMVSLTAVVAGDADLDAYDVLWWHRDAPFDDCAAPVADAGPAVRAYLDDGGGLLLSARALPAVVPLGIDSVRPDATGATHPDAEAGYRARSLHADHPLFEGFEGGADDSPPRVSVVGPGGEAAFARYDGVLPAEGDVLACATHGVGDIHPEKAVVEWRVGDGTVIGLGGTLRFDGPDDGHAEVRDRLVRNALSTLGRGTLPEFTGRPTTAEGFAALRQQLADDHHRPAYHLSPPANWLNDPNGLIKYDGTYHVFYQYNPGGPFHNAIHWGHAVSDDLLHWEDEPVALAPDPDGPDRDGCWSGCTVVDDDGAPTLLYTGGRGRDQLPCLATTDDPNLRSWEKHAGNPVIESAPAEVDVYETADWAAEFRDHCVWREDGVWYHLIGSGVAETPADEEHAAGATEPGDGAALLYRGDDLAEWEYVGVFHAGTGPRGAPVWECPELLTFDDARLLHVSDDDRVAYYLGDADLSASGDDASLFDVREWGMLDHGDYYAPQSLYDEEHDRYLTWGWLPETRDTSAQWDAGWSGTMSVPRVIDTDDEGRLRQRPAAELTELRTDRLASEQMRLDSEERLTDARGTALDLEVTLRLGDAETVGFTVLESPAASERTAIRFDGDTVTVDRGDSGGDGRVNRAPRGMPVGDAVDADESVTLRVFVDGSTLEVFANERHCLTTRVYPTRADADRVSVFAEGGDAEVNLDVWAMEGTWPTSTGR; from the coding sequence ATGCAGACAGCCCCGGTACGTGTGGGCGTCCTCACCGCCGACGAGCGGAGCGCCGAACGGCGCACCGCCGCCGCCGTCGCAGAGCGCGTCGCCGCGTCCGTCGAGATGGTGTCGCTGACCGCAGTCGTCGCTGGCGACGCCGACCTCGACGCCTACGACGTGCTGTGGTGGCACCGCGATGCACCGTTCGACGACTGTGCGGCACCTGTCGCAGACGCGGGGCCCGCCGTCCGCGCGTACCTCGACGATGGCGGCGGCCTCCTCCTCAGCGCACGGGCACTACCGGCGGTCGTTCCCCTCGGCATCGACTCGGTGCGACCCGACGCCACGGGTGCGACCCACCCCGACGCAGAGGCGGGCTATCGTGCCCGTTCGCTCCACGCTGACCACCCACTGTTCGAGGGGTTCGAGGGCGGCGCAGACGACTCACCGCCGCGAGTCTCGGTCGTGGGACCGGGCGGCGAGGCGGCGTTCGCTCGCTACGACGGCGTGCTGCCCGCCGAGGGCGACGTCCTCGCGTGTGCCACCCACGGCGTCGGCGACATCCATCCGGAGAAGGCCGTCGTCGAGTGGCGCGTGGGCGACGGAACCGTCATCGGCCTCGGCGGCACGCTCCGATTCGACGGCCCCGACGACGGTCACGCCGAGGTTCGCGACCGCCTCGTGCGCAACGCTCTCTCGACGCTCGGCCGCGGGACGCTTCCCGAGTTCACCGGGCGGCCGACGACCGCCGAAGGCTTCGCTGCCCTCCGCCAGCAACTGGCCGACGATCACCACCGTCCGGCGTACCACCTCTCGCCGCCAGCCAACTGGCTGAACGACCCCAACGGCCTGATCAAGTACGACGGAACGTACCACGTCTTCTACCAGTACAACCCCGGCGGGCCGTTCCACAACGCCATCCACTGGGGCCACGCCGTCAGCGACGACCTCCTGCACTGGGAAGACGAACCCGTCGCCCTCGCGCCGGATCCGGACGGCCCCGACCGCGACGGCTGTTGGTCCGGGTGTACCGTCGTCGACGACGACGGGGCGCCGACACTCCTGTACACCGGCGGGCGCGGCCGCGACCAACTCCCGTGTCTCGCGACGACCGACGACCCCAACCTCCGCTCGTGGGAGAAACACGCGGGCAACCCGGTCATCGAGTCCGCACCCGCCGAGGTGGACGTGTACGAGACGGCCGACTGGGCCGCCGAGTTCCGCGACCACTGCGTGTGGCGCGAGGACGGCGTCTGGTACCACCTCATCGGGTCGGGCGTCGCGGAGACCCCGGCGGACGAAGAACACGCCGCCGGCGCGACCGAACCCGGTGATGGCGCGGCCCTCCTGTATCGCGGCGACGACCTCGCCGAGTGGGAGTACGTCGGCGTGTTCCACGCCGGGACCGGGCCGCGCGGCGCGCCCGTCTGGGAGTGCCCGGAACTGCTCACGTTCGACGACGCCCGTCTCCTGCACGTCTCCGACGACGACCGCGTGGCGTACTACCTCGGCGACGCCGACCTCTCGGCGTCCGGCGACGACGCCTCGCTGTTCGACGTGCGCGAGTGGGGGATGCTCGACCACGGCGACTACTACGCGCCCCAGTCGCTGTACGACGAGGAGCACGATCGCTACCTGACGTGGGGGTGGCTCCCGGAAACGCGCGACACGAGCGCCCAGTGGGACGCCGGGTGGTCCGGCACGATGTCGGTGCCGCGCGTCATAGACACCGACGACGAGGGTCGCCTCCGGCAGCGCCCCGCCGCGGAACTGACCGAGTTACGGACGGACCGCCTCGCGTCCGAGCAGATGCGTCTCGACAGCGAGGAGCGACTGACCGATGCCCGCGGAACCGCCCTCGACCTGGAGGTGACGCTCCGCCTCGGCGACGCCGAGACGGTCGGATTCACCGTCTTGGAGTCGCCCGCCGCGAGCGAGCGAACCGCCATTCGGTTCGACGGTGACACCGTGACCGTCGACCGCGGCGACAGCGGCGGCGACGGCCGCGTGAACCGGGCCCCCCGAGGGATGCCCGTCGGCGACGCCGTCGACGCCGACGAGTCGGTGACGCTGCGCGTGTTCGTCGACGGGTCGACGCTGGAGGTGTTCGCGAACGAGCGGCACTGCCTCACGACGCGCGTGTACCCGACGCGAGCGGACGCCGACCGCGTCTCCGTGTTCGCGGAGGGTGGCGACGCCGAGGTGAACCTCGACGTGTGGGCGATGGAAGGCACGTGGCCGACGTCGACCGGGCGGTAA
- a CDS encoding SMP-30/gluconolactonase/LRE family protein → MRVDRRTFNRLVWSVAAAGTVATGGAAARHGERDGRTDDDPQGDGGRRGGARVRRRAETLVAIPGELTPENLALGPDGDLFFGITAGQVRRVDRETALTASDLSLDDTDLVATLPAAAGVESTPEGVLYVAVNAGEDTGVWTIPVDGDDPSQYVPFTPGVFVNDLVFDPDGDRLLVTESFGGVVYEVPVGPGGAPLEGVVATEWLASDLLDTPEFGANGLAFRGEEEVIVAVTRATSASAADVGRLVSVPVEDDGSAGDPETLLESAAVFGADGITVRDGSVWVAANWRNELVRVPPSGAPVVVADDADGLVFPSDVVFGETAGREGGSGSEGAGGPAFVCNFAVSDPDAAGILRLRP, encoded by the coding sequence ATGCGAGTCGATAGACGGACGTTCAATCGGTTGGTGTGGAGCGTCGCCGCGGCGGGGACCGTGGCGACCGGTGGCGCGGCCGCGCGACACGGTGAGCGCGACGGCAGAACTGACGACGACCCGCAGGGTGACGGGGGACGGCGTGGCGGCGCGCGCGTCCGTCGACGCGCGGAGACGCTCGTCGCGATTCCCGGCGAGTTGACGCCCGAGAACCTCGCGCTCGGGCCCGACGGCGACCTGTTCTTTGGCATCACCGCCGGGCAGGTGCGGCGCGTCGACCGCGAGACGGCGCTGACGGCGAGTGACCTGTCGCTCGACGACACCGACCTCGTGGCGACGCTCCCGGCGGCGGCAGGCGTGGAGTCGACGCCCGAGGGCGTTCTCTACGTCGCGGTGAACGCCGGCGAAGACACCGGCGTCTGGACGATTCCCGTCGATGGCGACGACCCCAGCCAGTACGTTCCGTTCACCCCCGGCGTGTTCGTGAACGACCTCGTCTTCGACCCGGACGGCGACCGACTCCTCGTTACGGAGTCGTTCGGCGGCGTGGTGTACGAAGTGCCGGTCGGGCCGGGAGGCGCACCGCTGGAGGGCGTCGTCGCGACGGAGTGGCTGGCGTCGGACCTGCTCGACACACCAGAGTTCGGTGCGAACGGACTCGCGTTCCGCGGTGAGGAGGAGGTCATTGTCGCGGTGACACGAGCGACGAGCGCAAGCGCGGCAGACGTTGGCCGCCTCGTCTCGGTTCCCGTCGAAGACGACGGGAGCGCGGGCGACCCGGAGACGCTACTCGAATCTGCGGCGGTGTTCGGTGCAGACGGCATCACCGTCCGAGACGGGTCGGTGTGGGTCGCCGCGAACTGGCGCAACGAACTCGTTCGCGTGCCGCCGTCGGGCGCGCCGGTTGTCGTCGCCGACGACGCCGATGGACTGGTGTTCCCCTCGGACGTCGTCTTCGGCGAGACTGCGGGACGTGAAGGAGGCAGTGGTAGTGAGGGAGCGGGCGGGCCAGCCTTCGTCTGCAACTTCGCCGTCAGCGACCCGGACGCGGCCGGCATCCTCAGGCTGCGGCCCTAG
- a CDS encoding aldo/keto reductase, translating into MQYRELGDSGVEVSEVAFGAWVVGTDWWGDRSDEEAVDMVQHALDRGVTFFDTGDVYGHGRSEELIGEALGEFRDEVTVGTKVGYDFYNNAQAGHGEIPKDLSPEYLRNAVEQSLDRLDMEYLDVLFLHNANVDEVTDEVLEELYAMREEGLYDALGWALGPSIGWLAEGDRAVELDFDAVQTVYNLFEQTPGRHFLDTIREEGADTSLIARVPHSSGLLNEQVTPDTELGKGDHRAHRPQAWFETGWEKLDTIEFLKRDGERTMGQASIQYLLDDEETVSVVPTFRSLDDIDEWAAAPDTPRLSEEERRRVDELYAENFGIDRDDGMNPEDFRSSVGGDDLRTAGVLPPEPAD; encoded by the coding sequence ATGCAGTACCGAGAACTCGGTGACTCCGGCGTCGAAGTGAGCGAGGTCGCGTTCGGCGCGTGGGTCGTCGGCACCGACTGGTGGGGCGACCGTTCGGACGAGGAAGCCGTCGATATGGTGCAACACGCCCTCGACCGCGGCGTGACGTTCTTCGACACCGGCGACGTGTACGGCCACGGCCGCTCGGAGGAACTCATCGGCGAGGCCCTCGGCGAGTTCCGCGACGAGGTGACCGTCGGCACGAAGGTCGGCTACGACTTCTACAACAACGCGCAGGCCGGCCACGGCGAGATTCCGAAGGACCTCTCGCCGGAGTACCTCCGCAACGCCGTCGAGCAGAGTCTCGACCGCCTCGATATGGAGTACCTCGACGTGCTGTTCCTCCACAACGCGAACGTCGACGAGGTGACCGACGAGGTGCTCGAAGAACTGTACGCGATGCGCGAGGAGGGCCTGTACGACGCCCTCGGCTGGGCGCTCGGCCCCTCTATCGGCTGGCTCGCGGAGGGCGACCGCGCGGTCGAACTCGACTTCGACGCGGTCCAGACCGTCTACAACCTCTTCGAGCAGACGCCCGGCCGCCACTTCCTCGACACCATCCGCGAGGAGGGTGCAGACACTAGCCTCATCGCCCGCGTCCCGCACTCTTCGGGCCTGTTGAACGAACAGGTGACGCCCGACACCGAACTCGGGAAGGGCGACCACCGCGCACACCGCCCGCAGGCGTGGTTCGAGACCGGATGGGAGAAACTCGACACCATCGAGTTCCTCAAACGCGATGGCGAGCGAACGATGGGCCAGGCGTCCATCCAGTACCTCCTCGACGACGAGGAGACGGTGAGCGTCGTCCCGACGTTCCGGTCGCTCGACGACATCGACGAGTGGGCGGCCGCGCCCGACACGCCGCGCCTCAGCGAGGAGGAGCGTCGCCGCGTCGACGAACTGTACGCCGAGAACTTTGGCATCGACCGCGACGACGGGATGAACCCCGAGGACTTCCGCTCGTCCGTCGGCGGCGACGACCTCCGGACGGCGGGCGTCCTCCCGCCGGAACCGGCGGACTGA
- a CDS encoding sensor histidine kinase — MTGDRADDTPADDRLQSLYAATQDLLTASTRSALCEVVVDVSRRVLGYTQPRVHLRPAVGRDRLEPTAYPDAVADRFDGEPPTYTPGDRAYEAFDRGESRRLRTPSTQSGDAAQRVVVPIADHGVLVAGAAANAPSTGAPVGLVESLAETAALALERLDREARLNGLHETTQELMDARDTAAVAATATNIAHEVLDLRLNAVCLRSSDGTRLVPVSVTSEARALFGTVPELDAGTVAWEAYESGELVCHDDVRQSPAVTDQSTPIRSELVVPLGDHGIFLAGSERVGRFDDTDETLARLFADTVEAALDRAQRETLARHREHELERQNERLDEFASVVSHDLRNPLNVAQGRTELLGDDCDSPHLSHIETAHDRMEVLIEDLLALARSGRSVGETEPIRLAPTVRAVWQTIDGGGSLAVGDDVGTVVADDSRLRQLFENLFRNAVDHAGDGVIVTVGRIKAPNREGFYVADDGPGIPPADRGQVFERGHTTADDGTGFGLAIVAEVASVHGWSVSVTDSVDGGARFEVVVAER, encoded by the coding sequence ATGACGGGCGACCGGGCCGACGACACCCCGGCCGACGACCGCCTGCAGTCGTTGTACGCGGCGACGCAGGACCTGCTGACTGCGTCGACGCGGAGCGCGCTCTGTGAGGTCGTCGTCGACGTGAGCCGACGGGTGCTCGGCTACACGCAGCCGCGCGTGCACCTCCGCCCCGCTGTGGGTCGCGACCGACTGGAACCGACAGCGTACCCCGACGCCGTCGCGGATCGATTCGACGGGGAGCCACCGACGTACACTCCTGGCGACCGGGCGTACGAGGCGTTCGACCGCGGTGAGTCGCGTCGCCTCCGGACGCCGTCCACCCAGTCCGGCGACGCCGCTCAGCGTGTCGTCGTTCCCATCGCCGACCACGGCGTTCTCGTCGCTGGAGCGGCCGCGAACGCGCCGTCCACGGGCGCTCCGGTCGGCCTGGTCGAGTCGCTGGCGGAGACTGCCGCGCTCGCACTCGAGCGCCTTGACCGAGAGGCGCGGCTGAACGGTCTCCACGAGACGACACAGGAACTGATGGACGCACGCGACACCGCCGCCGTCGCCGCCACCGCGACGAACATCGCCCACGAGGTGCTCGACCTCCGATTGAATGCGGTGTGTCTCCGGTCGAGCGACGGAACGCGGCTGGTCCCCGTGAGTGTCACGAGCGAGGCGAGAGCGCTGTTCGGGACCGTCCCCGAACTCGACGCTGGGACCGTCGCGTGGGAGGCGTACGAGTCCGGCGAGTTGGTCTGCCACGACGACGTTCGACAGTCACCGGCCGTCACGGACCAATCGACGCCGATTCGGAGCGAACTCGTGGTTCCACTCGGCGACCACGGCATCTTCCTCGCGGGAAGCGAGCGCGTCGGTCGGTTCGACGACACCGACGAGACGCTCGCTCGCCTGTTCGCAGATACCGTCGAAGCCGCGCTCGACCGTGCACAACGGGAGACGCTGGCACGCCACCGTGAACACGAACTCGAACGGCAGAACGAACGCCTCGACGAGTTCGCGAGCGTCGTCTCACACGACCTTCGAAACCCCCTCAACGTCGCACAGGGTCGGACGGAACTACTCGGAGACGACTGCGACAGTCCGCACCTCTCCCACATCGAGACGGCACACGACCGGATGGAGGTGCTCATCGAGGACCTGTTGGCGCTTGCTCGCTCCGGGCGGTCGGTCGGTGAGACCGAACCGATCCGACTGGCACCGACCGTCCGGGCGGTGTGGCAGACGATCGACGGCGGCGGATCACTCGCCGTCGGCGACGACGTCGGAACCGTCGTCGCGGACGACTCGCGGCTTCGACAACTGTTCGAGAACCTCTTTCGCAACGCCGTCGACCACGCGGGAGATGGCGTGATCGTCACCGTCGGTCGGATCAAGGCTCCGAACCGCGAGGGCTTCTACGTCGCCGACGACGGCCCCGGCATCCCGCCGGCCGACCGCGGACAGGTGTTCGAGCGAGGGCACACCACCGCCGACGACGGCACCGGCTTCGGCCTCGCTATCGTCGCAGAGGTGGCGAGCGTCCACGGTTGGAGCGTCAGCGTCACCGACAGCGTCGACGGGGGCGCTCGCTTCGAGGTCGTCGTCGCCGAGCGGTGA